From the Flavimarina sp. Hel_I_48 genome, one window contains:
- a CDS encoding Gfo/Idh/MocA family protein → MSSILKMGIIGYGWVARDYMYPALQKNPRVQLVAACAQHASEMKNLPQTVKKYTEIDEFLKHSALDAVYVATPNHLHAAHTIASIEAGLHVLCEKPLATSLADAEAMIFSAQSAKTVYATAYDQRFHPAHEQVYEQIQQGKLGQITQVKIDYACWLPKNWSVDNWRIDQERAGGGAIIDLAPHGLDLLETLLDDTIVEIKIFEQNVVQDYKVDDGGVLMLRFASGVLGSMHVGYNRPDTLPRRTLEIFGTAGMLRATNTMGQDPGGNLTFIDSATGTQKPIAFDMEKSPFEAQLNGFVNSILVKKIPSRSPEDDLRLFTLLFNALKRETQWH, encoded by the coding sequence ATGAGCAGTATATTGAAAATGGGAATCATAGGTTACGGCTGGGTGGCGCGGGATTATATGTACCCGGCGCTTCAGAAAAATCCGCGTGTTCAGTTGGTGGCGGCTTGTGCGCAACACGCTTCGGAAATGAAAAACCTGCCCCAAACGGTCAAAAAATATACTGAAATAGATGAGTTTTTAAAGCATAGCGCATTGGATGCTGTTTATGTTGCGACACCAAACCATTTGCATGCAGCGCATACGATTGCCAGTATTGAGGCGGGATTGCATGTTTTGTGCGAGAAACCACTCGCCACGAGCCTTGCAGATGCAGAAGCCATGATATTTTCCGCGCAGTCGGCTAAAACGGTCTATGCCACCGCATACGACCAGCGTTTTCACCCTGCGCACGAACAGGTTTATGAGCAAATTCAGCAAGGTAAACTCGGTCAAATTACACAGGTTAAAATAGATTATGCGTGCTGGCTGCCCAAAAACTGGAGCGTTGATAATTGGCGTATAGACCAGGAAAGGGCCGGCGGTGGCGCTATTATAGACCTGGCGCCGCATGGTCTTGATCTTTTGGAAACCCTGCTGGACGATACAATTGTGGAAATTAAAATTTTTGAGCAAAATGTTGTTCAGGATTATAAGGTGGATGATGGCGGGGTGCTTATGCTTCGGTTTGCCTCAGGGGTTTTGGGAAGTATGCACGTAGGTTACAACCGTCCAGATACGCTTCCGCGGCGCACACTGGAAATTTTCGGCACTGCCGGAATGCTGCGCGCCACAAATACCATGGGTCAGGATCCCGGCGGGAACCTCACCTTTATAGATAGCGCTACCGGAACACAAAAACCAATTGCTTTTGACATGGAAAAATCCCCTTTTGAAGCCCAGCTAAACGGTTTTGTGAACAGTATTTTAGTAAAAAAGATTCCGTCACGTTCACCGGAAGACGACCTCCGCCTATTCACACTTTTGTTCAACGCACTTAAAAGAGAAACCCAATGGCATTAA
- a CDS encoding YcaO-like family protein: MSKDKQLEKVLETYKNSMPKGELKTFRIDGIDQLEIPIVDATFLGDDGSYGNGLGYGATPTEAEVGAYGELYEEFFIMQASLNIPRVEASFADMQQKYKEEIVIDPLTLVLEAGSKYDKDLHLKWVQINRLSDDAPAWVPLEFLGNYNEYVAYPNQLITAITNGCGAGDTFERALLHGLLELLQRDGNADCFRALDQGKVINLEGISQETRQLMQKLEEKGLKVIPKLARTTCGCVSLYAVGDDLSEDDFPFTVAACGEAADPDFDHAIRKAVLECASSHSRKIFYHSSMERKTTITPEGYAEENLKLIDLEAEEQRALRTHVEWLEMGKEKLREKLNDSVFSEKEIISTENLPHFDKTSVDDRLKHVIKGYKKEGLEIYYYQATPPGHPIQVVRAIVPGIEMEFGSYHRIGYRGIQRLLERKDKLISTVSGPGKKRIRLTAEKEKELGGRFWLDTHALDEKINDLYPLYREPNAHSAMHALKTGYFSEEKTI, encoded by the coding sequence ATGAGCAAAGACAAACAATTAGAAAAAGTACTTGAGACCTACAAAAACAGTATGCCGAAAGGGGAACTGAAAACCTTCCGCATTGACGGTATTGACCAATTGGAAATTCCTATCGTAGATGCTACTTTTCTGGGCGATGACGGTTCATACGGTAATGGGCTGGGTTATGGCGCCACGCCCACAGAGGCTGAAGTGGGCGCTTATGGCGAGCTTTATGAAGAATTTTTTATTATGCAGGCTTCGCTGAATATACCACGCGTGGAAGCTTCTTTTGCTGATATGCAGCAGAAATATAAAGAAGAGATCGTGATCGATCCACTTACGCTGGTGCTTGAGGCCGGTTCAAAATACGATAAGGATTTACACTTAAAATGGGTGCAGATCAATAGGCTTTCAGACGATGCGCCGGCATGGGTTCCCCTTGAATTTTTGGGCAATTATAATGAATATGTTGCCTATCCCAACCAGTTGATCACTGCGATTACCAATGGTTGTGGCGCCGGCGATACTTTTGAACGCGCGCTCCTGCATGGCCTTTTAGAACTTTTACAGCGTGATGGCAATGCCGATTGTTTCCGGGCGCTGGATCAGGGAAAAGTGATCAATCTGGAAGGAATTTCACAAGAAACACGCCAATTGATGCAAAAATTAGAAGAGAAAGGGCTGAAAGTGATCCCAAAATTGGCGCGAACCACCTGTGGCTGTGTAAGTTTATATGCGGTGGGCGACGATCTTTCCGAAGATGATTTTCCGTTTACGGTGGCCGCGTGTGGGGAAGCGGCTGATCCAGATTTTGACCATGCCATCCGCAAGGCGGTCCTTGAGTGTGCCTCTTCACATTCGCGGAAAATTTTCTATCACAGCAGCATGGAGCGCAAGACCACGATCACGCCTGAAGGCTATGCGGAGGAAAATTTAAAACTTATTGACCTTGAAGCCGAAGAACAGCGCGCCCTGCGTACCCACGTGGAATGGCTGGAAATGGGCAAGGAAAAACTACGCGAGAAATTAAACGATAGCGTGTTTTCAGAAAAAGAAATTATTTCGACTGAAAATTTACCGCATTTTGATAAGACTTCCGTGGACGATCGGTTGAAACACGTTATCAAAGGGTATAAAAAAGAAGGTCTGGAAATCTATTATTACCAGGCCACGCCACCAGGGCATCCCATACAAGTGGTTCGCGCGATCGTACCGGGCATAGAAATGGAATTTGGCAGCTACCACCGTATTGGTTATCGTGGGATACAGCGACTATTGGAACGCAAAGACAAACTGATCAGCACGGTTTCCGGACCAGGCAAAAAGCGTATACGCCTCACCGCGGAAAAAGAAAAAGAGCTGGGAGGTCGTTTCTGGCTCGATACGCACGCGCTGGACGAAAAAATCAACGATCTCTATCCACTATACCGCGAACCCAATGCCCACAGTGCCATGCACGCGCTTAAAACCGGTTATTTTTCAGAAGAAAAAACTATATAA